Proteins from one Actinomycetota bacterium genomic window:
- the purE gene encoding 5-(carboxyamino)imidazole ribonucleotide mutase, whose protein sequence is MQQASAILDKLEVPNEVNVISAHRNPDQLDEYARLAEERGLQVIICGAGLAAHLAGAVAARTVLPVIGVPIGTKYLGGADALYSTVQMPRGVPVATVAIDGAVNAALLAAQILGLRDESVRVRLRRFKEDLAEGLKL, encoded by the coding sequence ATGCAGCAGGCCTCGGCCATCCTGGACAAGCTCGAGGTCCCGAACGAGGTCAACGTCATCTCCGCGCACCGCAACCCCGACCAGCTCGACGAGTACGCCCGCCTGGCCGAGGAGCGAGGGCTCCAGGTGATCATCTGCGGGGCCGGCTTGGCGGCCCACCTGGCCGGCGCCGTCGCGGCCCGCACGGTGCTGCCGGTCATCGGGGTCCCCATCGGCACGAAGTACCTGGGCGGCGCGGACGCGCTCTACTCCACGGTCCAGATGCCCCGCGGCGTGCCGGTGGCCACGGTGGCCATCGACGGCGCGGTGAACGCGGCCCTGCTGGCCGCCCAGATCCTGGGGCTGCGCGACGAGTCGGTGCGGGTTCGGCTGCGGAGGTTCAAGGAG